One genomic segment of Protaetiibacter intestinalis includes these proteins:
- a CDS encoding SURF1 family cytochrome oxidase biogenesis protein: MSTASESRHAPVTGWRRWGAYLALTVVFALACGLLSWWQWARRAETVAEIQRVERNFDADPRPLAEVLPELDAWDPEDEWTPVLLEGEYLAGDQLLVRNRVRGGSPGFEQLVPFRLDDGAVVIVDRGWLPVGDSADATPDHIPQPQEGEVTVVARLRPAEPALPGRTAPAGQIPSIDVAGIVEALGVDGFTGAYGVLASEDPAVDDMPYPAVRPEEDEGPHLSYALQWIAFGVLAFIGLFWAWRRERRIAALPAEEQAAARAPRRRHDDADADAEDAILDARSP, translated from the coding sequence ATGAGCACCGCATCCGAGAGCCGTCACGCCCCCGTGACGGGCTGGCGCCGCTGGGGTGCGTACCTCGCGCTCACGGTCGTGTTCGCCCTCGCCTGCGGGCTGCTGTCGTGGTGGCAGTGGGCCCGGCGCGCCGAGACGGTGGCCGAGATCCAGCGCGTGGAACGCAACTTCGACGCCGATCCGCGACCGCTCGCCGAGGTGCTGCCGGAACTCGACGCCTGGGACCCGGAGGACGAGTGGACTCCCGTGCTGCTCGAGGGCGAGTATCTCGCGGGCGACCAACTGCTCGTGCGCAACCGGGTGCGCGGCGGCAGCCCCGGCTTCGAGCAGCTCGTGCCCTTCCGGCTCGACGACGGCGCCGTGGTGATCGTGGATCGCGGCTGGCTGCCCGTGGGCGACTCCGCGGATGCGACACCCGACCACATCCCGCAGCCACAGGAGGGCGAGGTCACGGTGGTCGCGCGGCTGCGGCCCGCCGAACCCGCGCTGCCCGGACGCACCGCGCCGGCCGGGCAGATCCCGTCGATCGACGTCGCCGGCATCGTGGAGGCGCTCGGCGTCGACGGCTTCACGGGCGCCTACGGGGTGCTCGCGAGCGAGGATCCCGCGGTCGACGACATGCCGTATCCGGCGGTGCGCCCCGAGGAGGACGAGGGTCCGCACCTGTCCTACGCCCTGCAGTGGATCGCCTTCGGCGTGCTCGCCTTCATCGGCCTGTTCTGGGCGTGGCGTCGCGAGAGGCGGATCGCCGCGCTGCCGGCCGAGGAGCAGGCCGCCGCCCGGGCCCCGCGCCGCCGGCACGACGACGCCGACGCCGACGCCGAGGACGCCATCCTCGACGCCCGCTCGCCCTAG
- a CDS encoding DUF3099 domain-containing protein, which translates to MIKYTVAMSIRVVCIALCLVVPGWWALLPAAGAIFLPYFAVVVANNVRTGRGTVQRPGAIVPRREDER; encoded by the coding sequence ATGATCAAGTACACGGTCGCGATGTCCATCCGCGTCGTGTGCATCGCGCTCTGCCTCGTCGTGCCGGGGTGGTGGGCGCTGCTGCCGGCCGCGGGGGCCATCTTCCTGCCGTACTTCGCCGTCGTCGTCGCCAACAACGTGCGCACCGGTCGGGGCACCGTGCAGCGTCCGGGCGCCATCGTCCCGCGCCGGGAGGACGAGCGGTGA